TGTTGTTGTGTAATCTTGCAGAAAACTGtattctttaatttttttttcaagttatcTGATAAACcacaacatattttcataaatacttTGGGGATACAAATCAGCATACCACATGTCAGATTTACTTCTCCATAATGTAGGGTTATAGACCATGATTGCAGTAaactttgctttaaaaaaatgttagatattAAATTGTACGAAGGCTTACATCACAGATTTCCTTGACTGCTTCCACGTCAACGATGGAGTCGTCAAAGTCGTTCTGGGGGAACAGGTACGCGGGAAGATCCACTTTAAACCACTCGTGGTCCCTGCAACCAATATGAAGGCCCAGAGAATTTCAAGGTCAATCAAAGCTATAACTCACACTGGCAGCCTGTTTAAAACTTTCTCGCTTTGGCACTTTGAGATCGAGGTTCTGAATGGGTTAATATGATTTGACATGAGCAGTGCTGTGTGATTTCATACcataacaaaatgtacaatgctaTAGGTAACACACAAATCAGCACCATACCTTGCATCATCATGTCACTGGACCCAAGCCAGCATGTTACTTTGACCTCTTATTTTCTAACTCTCTTTATCATTCTCCTGTTCTTCTTAAAAAGCGTGTGTCATGTTCACTATCATGATACAATGCTATGTAACCAGCATTCAGCATCTACAGCATTTATTCTATTATAATCAGTCCCTGATTGTGTGAAATTCTTGTAAAAAGGGCCCCATAGAAGACTAGAAGTGACAATAATTGTTACTGAAAATGGGCTACCCTccgtatatttctttttcatgacctttatatgtacatataaaacaaccaaacaaagaGAATTTGCTTCCAAATATGAAAACAAGGCATCTCATGTTTTATCACAAGCCTCTGTCAGAAGGTGAATGACTTACAAACTGACATGAAGCTATTGGAGCAAAGAACTTAAATGAGAGATCACTGACACAGACATCTCCTTAAGGCTCAAACATGTTTTAGGAATGTCTGTTTTCCCCATGATATGTGCACAGATGCCATGTGATATAACTTGATATGTACACCAAATGACCAAATTTGGTAATTTACTTAGTGTTCaaggaaaggaaaaataaataacatgcAGACACTGTTATAGATAAGTTCTGTTTCAAGTGACATGTGGCAAATTTCATTAGGCTTTCACCGGCAACATATCAGATGCATTCTACATGTAACCATtgacatgtacactgtacaacatACATCTGCCTACATTGCACAAGGCCTACAAATTCATCGTGGGCAACAGTCTATAGGACACTATAAACTCTATTGCCAACATTCTACAACACATTACCAGCAAAATTCACGACGAAACAGTAAACATGTATCACTAGCAACATTACTCAGATAAGGGTCAGTTATGTGGGAAATGCCTGTAACTTTCTGcagtgaggagaaaaaaaaattacgagtAACCCACCTGACTTCTTTGATGGTTGCTCTCTTGAGTGGGTCTACCTGTAACATGTGTTGGATGAGACTCTTCACTTGAGACTTCTCAATGTGGTCGGGTATCACAAAATGTCCACCTGCAGcaaaaacaatcaaatgcaGCAATATACTCTGAGAAAATCTATCATAACCAGTACGGTATAGAAGAAGATATCATTCCAAATGTAGCAATATACTCTGAGAAAATCTATCACAACCAGTACAGTATAGAAGAAGATATCATTCCAAATGTATCAGAGATGCTAAGGTAACAGGTCAGTAGTAGTTAGAGTAAAGTTGGTATTGAAATAAGTTATAATAGACATGAGTATGAGTATGCTGTCTAAAATGATGTCCTGTAGGGACATACAATCAGCAGTCTTGGTCAGTATAGTTAAGATTGGGCTTACGTACAAATCTGTGAACATCGTGTTCACATGAAATTACAACTTTGCAGGCAAGGACTCAGTGCATATTACATGTCTTTAGATATTactgtatacactatatattTAGCGAGTGCACTTTTTcctgaatcgggacttcccaacaatgtCGCGAGTGGTCAAACTCAGAATCACAGAGTACAGTAATAGACAGAGAAATGGATGTGTGCACATAGCATTCATGTCAAGATCAGAGtacatattttcacatgttgataaatttgcaaatagcacctggCTCgtaaaatttgcgaaaataaaaatctcgcaaaatatatggcggtATTTAACATAGTAAATCACATTGTCTGGTATTCCAGACCTTTTGATTGTTCTACCTTTGATCTTTCTGAAGAGAGTTGGAACATGCTCATCGTCGAATGGGAGCGTCCCACAGAGCAAGGCGTACAGGATTACTCCACAGCTCCAGATATCAACCTCTGGGCCTGCATACAAtctgcaaaaaaacaacaagcaaaacatAAATAAAGACATTGTACAGAAACAGACGGTGATCTGTGATCTGTCATGGATCAACTAACATTCATGAAACAGAAATAAACTGCTTCTCCTTGTGCAGTCAACACTCTACCATAACTTGAGACTATGACACCACCCAATATCTACAAATCCACATCTAAAAATGAACAAGATACAGGTTGTATTTAGGTCTTGCGACATACTTAATTCCAGACCTACATACATttggcacacacacaattacaaGACAACAACACTGCATTGATTTGTCGTTGTTTCCTTACATAAAGGAGCTTTAACTCGTGAACAACATGACCAGTATAAAATTGATACAAACCTGTTCAAGACTTTTGAGACGGATGACTAAAATGTCTGAATGAGATATTAATTTCATCTCAAGTCTGTGGCAATATCAAAGAGTAATATTGGTACACACAAGAAACATGCCCGATTCTATATGTTGTTGCTATAGccaaaaacaaggcaaaaccAAAAAATTGTATTGTCATCGCTGACACCGTGGTAACCGATGAGTTTGATCTCACTCACTTGCCAGAGATGACCTCGGGAGCAGCATAGTTCGGTGACCCACAGCTGGTCCGTAAGAATTCCCCATCCGTCATCATGTTTGAgagacctaaaaaaaaaaaatacaaaagataaATACAAGAATGCTGTTCTGTatcacaatacatgtaccttcCAAACAAATTCTTACATTACTCATTTTCCATAAAGACTGTGGAAACACTAGATAGTAAAATGCACTATTCTTGTTCATGCCCGAAAGCATGCAGAAACCAAGTACATCGATGAGAACCccatagcattttttttttcaataaacataTCAATAATTGATTTAAAACATCCATAACTATCAATCAGAGGATGATTACTCCCAAGACATCATTAGAGTATCATACCAAAGTCTGCAATCTTGACATGGAGGTTTGGGTCTAGAAGCAAGTTTTCTGGCTTGAGGTCCCGATGGACAATCATGTGACGGTGGCAGTAGTCTACTCCCGAAATGATCTGCTGGAAGAATCGTCTTGCTTCATGTTCCTTCAGCTatggtgggaaaagaaaagggaTGACATTGCATACATCTTCACATGAACATCAAAATTATGCCTTAGACTCATGAAAAAATACATACCAGGTACTTACCATTACACACTTAATATTGTGTTTAGATGTCctcagcatgaaaaaaaaaagtatcacaGAATATGCAGACTATCTGCTAAAaagacatacagtacatgtaattaCAGTATGTGTAGCTTGTGTTTTGAAACATTATCCTGAATAATTATCAAAGCAAATGCAGCAAATCTTATAGTTAAACATAATGTCACTTATAAAGGTACATAACTGATGTTACttgaataaacaaaacacatacacgTGTAAACAAAACTCCTGACAAGTTAGTAAATGATGAACACATGTAGACACGCTGGCACAAAGTGGATATCATTTTGCTTCTGGCAACCAACTGGAACTCTTAATAAATCCAGACAAATCCAAACAGATCAGAGGTGCACAGTGTTTTGACAAGGTctgttatgtacatgtaaatgtgctTTATGAGATAATACACTTTCAATATGCATTCTTTCTTCACTGCATAACAATTTGGGAACTGTGGATGCACCCTTGTATCAGCATGGTGTAGATGAATGAGTGATTGAAGCGTACCTTGCCATGCTTGACGATGTAATCAAAGAGTTCTCCTCCTGCCACATATTCCATCACCATGAAGATATCTGTTGGAGTACTGATGACTTGGTATCTATGGAAAAAAATTACAGTATTCATATCAATTGATGAAATAACCTTCAAATACCCTGGCCTGTTGAAAATATTTCCATACTGTCTGTGAATATGATGAGTTTATACTGTAAGCTGATACTACAGTCATGAAAAGTTCATACATGTAGTATCgtatatatgcacatatattCATCTAGTAATTTGTGAtgataaatcaaagaaaaattatCTACAGAATTCAGCAAAACAAATAGTAGTGGTGTAGAAACTTTGAAATAATCATGAAGAGAATGTCCTTTTAAACCTAAGTATTCGAAGGTTCATGATGATTCTGATAACCATCTAGGGCAGTTGTTGGAGATTTTAATCCCCCTTTGTCCTATCGATGCACAATAAAAGGGGTGATGAGTCAGTGCAAATCCAATAGACCATTGTCTTCAGAGTCCTCAATTATGCTTTGAAGAGTTTGGATTCCTTACCTTTTCATTCAGCAGGTTAGGAAAATAGGGTTTGGACAACTTATGCGTCCTGTAAAAGCCGAGTTCCAAAATCTTTtaatattgacaaaaatatctttatttcataagGTGATAATCTATTGGTTCTGCTAAGCACTGTAACATACAGTGCTTTATCAAATATCACTGACAACCAAACTGTCCAACAATACATGGTGTGTTCTCTGATACAGTCAGAGACCAAGAATAGTAGTAAATGAATTATACTCATCTACAGCTACACTGTACTTACAGTTTGATGATATGCGGGTGTCTGAAGAGTTTCATGTTCTGGATCTCCCTCCGAATCTTGCTGACGACATCAAGATTTTTGATCTTCTGCCGGTTAAGGATCTTGATGGCAACTTTGTGTTGGGTCAGCTGGTGCTCTCCCACTGCAAAATCCCCAGAGATGCAAAtgttacattttcatattttatcatgGTTGAAAGCCCCGACATTTATCTTCATGGTTACACTTGGAAAGGTTTACAGCATTTTTGCAGACAGTTATTTTCCTCAAAGGACCTACCAGTAACGAGCTATTCAAACATATCTTGCACACATAACTGTACCGGCATACTCGATGCATTCCAGTATAAGTGGAACACTCTTTGCAGGCATTACTACAATTAtgtatttttactttgttgGGAAAGCATAGCAGTAAAACATCTGACATGCTTTCAGGCTGAggtgtgagttttcttcaattttgtctcccactacaaatgaaatttgtaagatcacaaGATTTCATCTTCGTGATAGGCTGCATTATATAGCCCTTTGAagattaaagaagaagaagaagaagaagaactgctgatctataatttcaacaaacatgtcagaaaaaggAACTAATGGGAttcaaacctgtcatctactgttTTCCGGGTTGTCAGGAAAAGCCTTTATTGCAGAGGtatcaaaatgattaaaatatgtTCGTAAACTGGTCTATTATCAGGAAATCTGCTGtgattaaatgaaaatgaattaatgtTAATTCCTTACATCTTACAAACTTTCACTCCTTTGGAAATTGATGAATCTGTCAGATGAATATTTTTCCTATtctcattaaagaaaaaaaaaaatgtttcaaacaGGAGAACTGCATTGCCACATATTCATCTAAACCAATTCCTTGGACCGAGAATATTTTGGGTATCTGGATAACACAttcatattttatataatacattgtatgatcaCATGCACTATTGCTTGTgaataaaaaaattacattcaaatcaTACCAATTTGTTACCTACGGTAGTCAGCACGCAAAAGAGACACATAACTTATACAAATTAATGTCCAATGACTTTGCTGTATTAAAGTATCAACCAAACATCATAAGCTAAGGCCGATTTCAAACTgccacttaaaggacaagttcaccttcattaacataaggattgagagaatgtagcaatattagtagaacacatcattgaaagtttgaggaaaatcggacaatctattcaaaagttatgaatttttgaagtttttgtgcagtcaccgctggatgagaagactactgccgtgtatgatgtcacatgcgtacaacaacataaggaaaatataaagagaatttcacaaaatttcatcttttgaaaaaagtacacattcccttgactcgttactgacatatatgttatgggtaatattattcccattgcctttagaaagaggcaagtcaagtgctcttttattacgtgaaaaaagtgaaaatatgttgaattttctttacattttctttatactgttgtactcatatgacatcacgagccttagcagtctcctcatccagcggttccaacacacaaatttttaaaattcatgacttttgcatcgattgtccaattttcctcaaactttcactgatgtgctctactaatattgctacattctctcaatccttatgtttatgaaggtgaacttgtcctttaatgttctTTGAGTTATTTGAATCCTGACTAAATAAACGAGATAAACTACATTGCAGCTGTCTGCTGGAGATTACATGACACCCGACATCATGACCTAACTTTGATAAATTACTCACAAAAAGGCCAAAATATTTAAAGGTTTTGGTAAACAGTCAATGACAGGAATATATTCCTTAGACTTGTGTCCCTGACCCCGATTACAATTCTCATGAAACACATTTTATCCCAAACCtggaatgtaggcctacagaaagCAATATGAACCTAAGGTCAGCTGGAAAGCAAATGATCATTTCTACTACATtccatttaatttaattcattcatctatctataatatacaagatcTAAACATTTCATATAGAAATTACACCCCACTGGCTGAAAATAAGTTGAATACAATAAAGAACATAGGACCTAAAAGGGCatgtgaaataaacaaatgtaaaaaaaaaaaagaaaaaagaaaaaaagaggagacTGTGCACATGGTACATGAAAACATTGAAAGTCTAAAATTCTAAGTCTTGAAGAATAACTCTTTGTGGATCTACAAATGATCTGCCTACTACTCTACGTACATAGCACCAGTCAAATGAGAAACAGAAATCATGAATAAGTTGGGaagtaggaaaagaaaaaaagaacaggtCATGTAATGTAATGACAGGAAATCAGGAGAggggaattaaaaaaaacaacaacaactacaacaaataaaacaagTGCATGAATGCAAAGCTATGCAAGTAGATTGGCATGGTTGAGGAAGATTACTCAGAGTCAGAGGAAACTATTATTTCAAattaaactagaaaagcactctgacaacgcagacctccgccaaaactttccaccgatgatcttgctcttcccaaagagaatttttctcctctctaccactggggaaaagctctttgggctcttccatagagatcagtgatttccacccattgcataggtatacatgctgaaaaaatcgcccgatttcccaattaTCAGCCTTTGTCACATGTACTATACACTGCACTGTACGTCATAAACcttcagctgcacggcgcgcgcctcgccctagcagaaactagagcacacactttagtacgcgtttgaaaacctcaaaaatgcgcagcttgaactctcaagttcattgaccctacctgtcaacaacaaaaatgcttcttaaattcccccaaaattctcagatcactaccaaaatttaatcactggttacttgtgtcattctgaacctttcctgtaagtttcatcaaaatctgttAACTATTTTTTGAGTTGTTTtgtacacggacaaacaaacaaaaggtaacgaaaacataaactcccccttggcggaggtaatgaatAAATCTAGAGTCTTGTGATCCAGtaacattattgttattgaaaatatgatttgattATTGAGTTGTAAACAAAGGAAGGAAAACCTGAAACAATAGTGAGTGGACTTTAGAACACAAAGGCACATACTACGACTCGTACGAGATCAATCGAAGCTGTAGTAGGTATGGAGTGGGCGTGTCCATCCATTATAAAACTAACGCCTTATTGAATGGGTTAAACATTTTCTGGATTTTATGAGAGAAGAGTCAATTAAAAGACTAATTGTTGAATTGGATTTGGAGAAAGATCACCCACTGAGCGATCTTCTCCGGTCTTTCCACTTTAATACAATACTAGTCTATACAAGACTTGTATAGTGCATTAATGTCACTAGAGTCCTTGAATTATATGATATTCCAGTAGATTTGCTGAGGGTGTCTGCCTGGCATGACTGATCCTGGCAGGCGCGGCGCCAGGCGatatggcatagcgacatctcAACGAACAGCTGAATCACTCCCACCACCACTACCAATACAACACACACCTCTTCTACGCGTAAACTATCATACCCACAAGCAGGCCAATGCCCGAATGAAGTGATAAGAGCTGCCTCATGAACGTCTTTTGACGGTCACTTACTTTTTACTTTTCCAAAAGTACCCATTCCAATAGTCTCTCCGATGACATAATGTCCGATTTTGACTTGAGGATTTGACATCCTGGCGTTATTTCGTAGATTAGTTTACCGATGTTTCCCAGGGTGAGCTTGGTTTCGAGGAGTGCTTTGCTCACGAGCCACAATACATTTATTACAGAGAGTAATTGAGTGCGCACCTCGCGCTAACTGTGTAAACATAAACAACTGCCAATTTTATAATGTAGGTCAAGCATAAGTATTTATTTAACAAAATTATctaaataaaatatatattcataaaaaaTACTAAACTATATTTAAAATATGAATTTGTATTACCATATTGCtgaaaatttcactttattggaataaaatatattcaaaatatgatCACAGTGAACATATTAAATTTGGCAAATATGTG
This sequence is a window from Diadema setosum chromosome 13, eeDiaSeto1, whole genome shotgun sequence. Protein-coding genes within it:
- the LOC140236939 gene encoding 5'-AMP-activated protein kinase catalytic subunit alpha-2-like, which gives rise to MSNPQVKIGHYVIGETIGMGTFGKVKMGEHQLTQHKVAIKILNRQKIKNLDVVSKIRREIQNMKLFRHPHIIKLYQVISTPTDIFMVMEYVAGGELFDYIVKHGKLKEHEARRFFQQIISGVDYCHRHMIVHRDLKPENLLLDPNLHVKIADFGLSNMMTDGEFLRTSCGSPNYAAPEVISGKLYAGPEVDIWSCGVILYALLCGTLPFDDEHVPTLFRKIKGGHFVIPDHIEKSQVKSLIQHMLQVDPLKRATIKEVRDHEWFKVDLPAYLFPQNDFDDSIVDVEAVKEICDKFNVKETEVQNALLCGDPHDQLRIAYYLIIDNKRIMDEAAKSQMKDFYLASSPPPRESYLEVQSQEGGFAQPKAHPERLTTLTMNSLENFNNQSSESQRRVLATPVKRSKWHLGIRSQSRPHDIMGEVFRAMKALNFEWKVVNPFYVRVRKINPVTGAQIKMGLQLYQVDSKSYLLDFKSLTNPRDSGISAEERTDGEEPLSPRSPNTPTFPQSPGSPRCMQHCTMEFFEMCASLIATLAR